The following coding sequences are from one Pseudonocardia sp. HH130630-07 window:
- a CDS encoding M20/M25/M40 family metallo-hydrolase — MPHALLDAAEAALPSMLDDLRGYVEIETPSDDRVALEKGLTWLDGLIADRLGPAATVSTTDGGPYGDARLLEFDGSGAAPVLLLAHYDTVWPLGTLADMPFTVEDDRITGPGVFDMKAGLVQAVWAVRIAREAGLDLPPLRLLLTGDEEIGSTASRPVIEAAAEGVGAALVFEAAAPGGAVKTARKGVGIFRVDVAGVEAHAGLDPAAGASAVDELARVVLALHGARDLAAGTSVNVGVVGGGTRSNVTAGRAWAEVDVRVSSAAEAGRIDGVLRSLEPASPRASVRVTGEWNRPVMTRSPAIAGLYEQAAAAAATLGVDLAETAVGGASDANLLAPHGVPVLDGLGALGDGAHARHEHALVSGMVRQTALTAALLHRLA, encoded by the coding sequence GTGCCGCACGCCCTGCTCGACGCCGCCGAGGCGGCGCTGCCCTCGATGCTCGACGACCTGCGCGGCTACGTCGAGATCGAGACCCCGAGCGACGACCGTGTCGCCCTGGAGAAGGGGCTGACCTGGCTGGACGGCCTGATCGCCGACCGGCTCGGCCCCGCGGCGACGGTGTCCACGACCGACGGCGGCCCCTACGGCGACGCCCGGCTACTGGAGTTCGACGGCTCCGGGGCGGCCCCGGTGCTCCTGCTGGCGCACTACGACACCGTGTGGCCGCTGGGGACGCTGGCCGACATGCCGTTCACCGTCGAGGACGACCGGATCACCGGGCCCGGGGTGTTCGACATGAAGGCCGGCCTGGTGCAGGCGGTGTGGGCGGTACGGATCGCCCGGGAGGCCGGGCTGGACTTGCCGCCGCTGCGGCTGCTGCTCACCGGCGACGAGGAGATCGGGTCCACCGCATCGCGCCCGGTCATCGAGGCGGCAGCCGAGGGCGTCGGCGCGGCACTCGTCTTCGAGGCCGCGGCCCCGGGTGGTGCGGTGAAGACCGCACGCAAGGGCGTCGGGATCTTCCGGGTGGACGTGGCCGGCGTCGAGGCCCACGCCGGGCTCGATCCGGCCGCCGGGGCGAGCGCGGTCGACGAGCTGGCCCGGGTCGTGCTCGCCCTGCACGGCGCGCGTGACCTCGCGGCGGGGACGAGCGTCAACGTCGGCGTCGTCGGCGGCGGGACCCGGTCGAACGTCACCGCCGGACGGGCCTGGGCCGAGGTCGACGTGCGGGTGTCCAGTGCCGCCGAGGCCGGCCGGATCGACGGTGTGCTCCGTTCGCTGGAGCCGGCCTCGCCGCGCGCGTCGGTGCGGGTCACCGGCGAGTGGAACCGCCCGGTGATGACCCGCAGCCCGGCGATCGCCGGGTTGTACGAGCAGGCCGCGGCGGCGGCCGCGACGCTCGGGGTGGACCTCGCCGAGACCGCCGTGGGCGGGGCCAGCGACGCGAACCTCCTCGCCCCGCACGGCGTCCCGGTGCTCGACGGGCTCGGTGCCCTCGGCGACGGCGCGCACGCCCGGCACGAGCACGCGCTGGTCAGCGGCATGGTCCGGCAGACGGCGCTGACCGCGGCGCTGCTGCACCGGCTGGCGTGA
- a CDS encoding AAA family ATPase gives MSSPASPETPADPATPSTPAAEAERLERAVLEVKRVIVGQDRLVERMLVGLLARGHLLLEGVPGVAKTLAVETFARVVGGSFSRLQFTPDLVPADILGTRIYRQGREEFDIELGPVVANFVLADEINRAPAKVQSAMLEVMAERKLSLGGRDHPMPDPFLVLATQNPIENEGVYPLPEAQRDRFLFKLLIEYPGVEEEREIIYRMGAVVPQAAQVLSPAELVRLQGVAANVFVHHALVDYVVRLVVATRLPAEHGLSDVASWIAYGASPRASLGIVAAARALALVRGRDYVLPQDVLEVAPDVLRHRLVLSYDAVADQVPVDHIVSRVLQTVPLPQVSARPGGVPAPAGPAWPGPDATGSAPPSGPA, from the coding sequence GTGAGCTCGCCCGCGTCACCCGAGACCCCCGCCGATCCCGCCACCCCCAGCACCCCCGCCGCGGAGGCGGAGCGGCTCGAACGCGCGGTGCTCGAGGTGAAACGGGTGATCGTCGGCCAGGACCGGCTCGTCGAGCGGATGCTCGTCGGTCTGCTGGCCCGGGGGCACCTGCTGCTCGAGGGCGTCCCCGGCGTCGCGAAGACCCTCGCGGTCGAGACGTTCGCCCGGGTGGTCGGCGGGAGCTTCTCCCGGCTGCAGTTCACCCCCGACCTCGTCCCCGCGGACATCCTGGGTACCCGGATCTACCGCCAGGGCCGCGAGGAGTTCGACATCGAGCTCGGCCCGGTCGTCGCCAACTTCGTGCTCGCCGACGAGATCAACCGGGCCCCGGCCAAGGTCCAGTCGGCCATGCTCGAGGTGATGGCCGAGCGCAAGCTGTCCCTCGGCGGTCGCGACCACCCGATGCCGGACCCGTTCCTGGTGCTCGCGACGCAGAACCCGATCGAGAACGAGGGCGTCTACCCGCTCCCGGAGGCGCAGCGCGACCGGTTCCTGTTCAAGCTCCTGATCGAGTACCCGGGGGTCGAGGAGGAGCGGGAGATCATCTACCGGATGGGCGCCGTGGTGCCGCAGGCGGCCCAGGTGCTCTCACCCGCCGAGCTGGTCCGGCTGCAGGGGGTCGCGGCGAACGTGTTCGTCCACCACGCCCTGGTCGACTACGTGGTCCGCCTCGTCGTCGCGACCCGGCTGCCCGCCGAGCACGGCCTGTCCGACGTGGCGTCCTGGATCGCCTACGGCGCCTCGCCGCGGGCGTCGCTGGGGATCGTCGCGGCCGCGCGGGCGCTGGCGCTCGTCCGCGGCCGGGACTACGTGCTGCCACAGGACGTCCTGGAGGTCGCCCCGGACGTGCTGCGGCACCGGCTGGTGCTGTCCTACGACGCCGTCGCCGACCAGGTCCCGGTGGACCACATCGTGTCCCGGGTCCTGCAGACGGTGCCGTTGCCGCAGGTCAGTGCCCGGCCCGGCGGGGTACCCGCGCCGGCCGGACCGGCCTGGCCCGGCCCGGACGCGACCGGCTCGGCGCCGCCGAGCGGCCCGGCGTGA
- a CDS encoding DUF58 domain-containing protein, giving the protein MEASLRSLELTVRRRLDGLLQGNHIGLLPGPGSEPGEARAYQPGDDVRRMDWSVTARTTSPHVRETVADRELETWAVVDLSRSLDFGTAHTDKRHLALAGLTAVAQLTGGGGNRIGAVVTNGAETLRLPARGGLAHARGMVRRVATLRPAPEGVRGDLTAALDQLRRPPRRRGLVAVISDFLGEPAWERSLRALSGRHDLLAIEVLDPRELELPDVGTVVLADPETGRQREVDTTPLLRREFAAAASAHRDRVADALRRCGAAHLTLRTDRDWVADIVRFAVARKQAWSGGGRTA; this is encoded by the coding sequence CTGGAGGCGTCGCTGCGGTCGCTGGAACTGACCGTCCGGCGCCGGCTGGACGGGCTGCTGCAGGGCAACCACATCGGCCTGCTGCCCGGCCCCGGCAGCGAGCCGGGGGAGGCCCGGGCCTACCAGCCAGGGGACGACGTCCGCCGGATGGACTGGTCGGTCACCGCCCGCACCACGAGCCCGCACGTCCGCGAGACGGTCGCCGACCGCGAGCTGGAGACCTGGGCCGTCGTCGACCTGTCGCGCAGCCTCGACTTCGGCACCGCGCACACCGACAAGCGGCACCTGGCGCTCGCCGGTCTCACCGCCGTGGCCCAGCTGACCGGTGGTGGCGGGAACCGGATCGGTGCCGTCGTCACCAACGGCGCCGAGACGCTGCGGCTGCCCGCCCGCGGCGGGCTGGCGCACGCCCGCGGCATGGTGCGCCGGGTCGCCACCCTCCGGCCCGCACCGGAGGGGGTGCGCGGTGACCTCACGGCCGCGCTGGACCAGCTGCGCCGCCCGCCGCGGCGGCGCGGACTGGTCGCGGTGATCTCGGACTTCCTCGGCGAGCCGGCCTGGGAGCGTTCGCTGCGAGCGCTGTCCGGGCGGCACGACCTGCTCGCGATCGAGGTCCTCGACCCGCGGGAGCTGGAGCTGCCCGACGTCGGCACCGTCGTGCTCGCCGATCCCGAGACCGGACGCCAGCGCGAGGTCGACACGACGCCGTTGCTGCGCCGGGAGTTCGCCGCCGCCGCGTCCGCGCACCGGGACCGGGTCGCCGACGCGCTGCGCCGCTGCGGTGCGGCGCACCTCACGCTGCGCACCGACCGGGACTGGGTCGCCGACATCGTCCGGTTCGCCGTCGCCCGCAAGCAGGCCTGGTCCGGTGGCGGGAGGACGGCATGA
- a CDS encoding VWA domain-containing protein: MTFASPWWLLGLLAVAGLVGGYVWLLRRRRRDVVRFTNLELLETVVPRRQGRWRHLPAIGLITALAVLTVALAGPQAMAKVPRNRATVMLVIDVSLSMKATDVAPTRLAAAQAAAKQFADQLTPGVNLGLVSFAGTAAVLVSPTTDRNAVKAGVDNLQLAESTATGEAIFTAMQSIDTFSRTLQGGPDQEGVPPPARVVLLSDGTQTVPGPDGENEPRGSFTAAADAQRRGVPVSTISFGTSYGTIELDGGRTPVAVDDASMERIAALSGGRFFTAATESELRAVYSDLSEELGYEEREVDASRPWMIGGFLLLIGGLGAGILLGRRLP, translated from the coding sequence ATGACGTTCGCGAGCCCCTGGTGGCTGCTGGGCCTGCTCGCCGTGGCCGGGCTCGTCGGCGGGTACGTGTGGCTGCTGCGCCGGCGCCGTCGCGACGTCGTGCGGTTCACCAACCTCGAACTGCTGGAGACGGTGGTGCCGCGCCGGCAGGGGCGCTGGCGGCACCTTCCGGCCATCGGGCTGATCACCGCGCTCGCGGTGCTGACCGTGGCGCTCGCCGGGCCGCAGGCGATGGCGAAGGTACCGCGCAACCGGGCCACGGTGATGCTGGTGATCGACGTGTCGCTGTCGATGAAGGCGACCGACGTCGCGCCGACCCGGCTGGCCGCGGCCCAGGCGGCCGCCAAGCAGTTCGCCGACCAGCTGACGCCGGGCGTCAACCTGGGGCTGGTCTCCTTCGCCGGGACGGCGGCGGTGCTGGTCTCCCCGACCACCGACCGCAACGCGGTGAAGGCCGGCGTGGACAACCTGCAGCTCGCCGAGTCCACCGCGACCGGCGAGGCGATCTTCACCGCGATGCAGTCGATCGACACGTTCTCCCGCACCCTGCAGGGCGGCCCGGACCAGGAGGGGGTGCCCCCACCGGCGCGGGTCGTGCTGCTGTCCGACGGCACCCAGACCGTGCCCGGTCCGGACGGGGAGAACGAGCCCCGGGGCTCCTTCACCGCGGCCGCCGACGCCCAGCGACGGGGCGTGCCGGTCTCCACGATCTCGTTCGGCACGAGCTACGGCACGATCGAGCTCGACGGCGGGCGGACCCCGGTGGCGGTCGACGACGCGTCGATGGAACGGATCGCGGCGCTCTCGGGCGGGCGGTTCTTCACCGCGGCGACCGAGTCCGAGCTACGGGCCGTGTACTCCGACCTGTCCGAGGAACTCGGCTACGAGGAGCGCGAGGTCGACGCCAGCCGGCCCTGGATGATCGGCGGGTTCCTGCTGCTGATCGGCGGGCTCGGCGCCGGGATCCTGCTGGGGCGGCGCCTGCCGTGA
- the fabG gene encoding 3-oxoacyl-ACP reductase FabG — MGRSVLVTGGNRGIGLAIATAFAAQGDKVAVTYRSGKDDVPDGLLPVHCDVTDGDSVDAAFSEVEAAHGPVEVLVSNAGITDDGLLMRMSEDSFTKVVDANLTAAYRVAKRASRGMLKAKAGRMVFVSSVVGLSGSAGQVNYAASKSGLVGLARSVARELGSRGITANVVAPGFVDTDMTRALGDKRRAEILGTIPLSRYADPAEVASVVTFLASPGAAYVTGAVVPVDGGLGMGH; from the coding sequence GTGGGACGCAGCGTGCTCGTGACCGGAGGAAACCGCGGCATCGGCCTGGCGATCGCGACGGCGTTCGCGGCCCAGGGGGACAAGGTGGCGGTGACCTACCGCTCCGGCAAGGACGACGTGCCCGACGGGCTGCTACCGGTGCACTGCGACGTCACCGACGGCGACTCCGTGGACGCCGCGTTCTCCGAGGTCGAGGCCGCGCACGGCCCGGTCGAGGTGCTGGTCTCCAACGCCGGGATCACCGACGACGGGCTGCTCATGCGCATGTCCGAGGACTCCTTCACCAAGGTCGTCGACGCGAACCTCACCGCCGCCTACCGGGTCGCCAAGCGGGCGTCGCGCGGGATGCTGAAGGCCAAGGCCGGGCGGATGGTGTTCGTCTCCTCGGTGGTCGGCCTGTCCGGGTCCGCGGGCCAGGTCAACTACGCGGCGTCGAAGTCCGGGCTGGTCGGTCTGGCCCGCTCGGTGGCCCGGGAGCTGGGCAGCCGCGGCATCACCGCCAACGTGGTCGCCCCGGGCTTCGTGGACACCGACATGACCCGCGCACTGGGCGACAAGCGCCGCGCGGAGATCCTCGGCACCATCCCCCTGTCGCGCTACGCCGATCCGGCCGAGGTCGCCTCGGTCGTCACCTTCCTCGCCTCGCCGGGCGCCGCGTACGTCACCGGGGCGGTCGTCCCGGTCGACGGCGGTCTCGGCATGGGCCACTAG
- the fabI gene encoding enoyl-ACP reductase FabI, whose translation MGLLDGKRLLITGVITDASLAFHAAKIAQEQGAEVVLTGYGRMRLVERIAQRLPKPAPVVELDVSDQGQLDTLVERITPHLGEDPRLDGVLHSIGFAPAGALGEGAFLGASWEDVATTLQVSAYSFKSLAVACKPLLGPGASVVGMDFDNRQAWPAYDWMGVAKSALESVTRYLARDLGADGIRVNLVAAGPVKTMAAKSIPGFARFEDVWDNRAPLGWDMNDPVPVAKTVCAVLSDWMPTTTGSMVMADGGVHAVGV comes from the coding sequence ATGGGACTGCTCGACGGCAAACGCCTGCTGATCACCGGGGTGATCACGGACGCGTCACTGGCCTTCCACGCCGCCAAGATCGCCCAGGAGCAGGGCGCCGAGGTGGTACTGACCGGGTACGGCCGGATGCGCCTCGTCGAGCGGATCGCGCAGCGGCTGCCGAAGCCCGCGCCCGTCGTGGAGCTGGACGTCTCCGACCAGGGGCAGCTCGACACCCTGGTGGAGCGGATCACCCCGCACCTCGGCGAGGACCCGCGGCTCGACGGCGTGCTGCACTCCATCGGGTTCGCCCCGGCCGGCGCGCTCGGTGAGGGCGCCTTCCTGGGCGCGTCCTGGGAGGACGTCGCCACCACGCTGCAGGTCAGTGCGTACTCGTTCAAGTCCCTCGCGGTGGCGTGCAAGCCGCTGCTGGGACCGGGCGCGTCGGTCGTCGGCATGGACTTCGACAACCGGCAGGCCTGGCCGGCCTACGACTGGATGGGCGTCGCGAAGTCGGCGCTGGAGTCGGTCACCCGCTACCTGGCCCGCGACCTGGGTGCCGACGGCATCCGGGTCAACCTGGTCGCGGCCGGCCCGGTGAAGACGATGGCCGCGAAGTCGATCCCGGGCTTCGCCCGCTTCGAGGACGTGTGGGACAACCGGGCGCCGCTCGGCTGGGACATGAACGACCCGGTGCCGGTCGCGAAGACCGTCTGCGCGGTGCTGTCGGACTGGATGCCGACGACGACCGGCTCGATGGTGATGGCCGACGGCGGGGTGCATGCGGTCGGCGTCTGA
- a CDS encoding ferrochelatase: MPEQSRTEPDAILLLSFGGPEAPDEVRPFLENVTRGRGVPPERLDAVEEHYQHFGGVSPINARNRELVAAIAARTTLPVYFGNRNWHPYAEDTVREMAGAGVRSALVFATSAYGGYSACRQYHEDIARARDAVGDSAPELVKLRHFHDHPEFVRANADAVRAALDRLPAGQAEHARLVFTAHSIPDAADAAAGVPAEGGHRYSRQVGEAAALVAADLGVDDFDVVWQSRSGPPQVPWLEPDIVDHIDDLHAKGVPAVVVVPVGFVSDHVEVIWDLDNEAAERAVEHGMGFARAATAGPDPRFADMVLELVREHTGGAIARRLGTVPAAGCTRDGAPCAVDCCLPQRRPARPS; the protein is encoded by the coding sequence GTGCCCGAACAGTCCCGCACCGAACCCGACGCCATCCTGCTGCTCAGCTTCGGCGGCCCCGAGGCCCCCGACGAGGTCCGTCCCTTCCTGGAGAACGTGACCCGGGGCCGCGGGGTGCCGCCGGAGCGGCTGGACGCCGTGGAGGAGCACTACCAGCACTTCGGCGGGGTGTCGCCGATCAACGCCCGCAACCGTGAGCTGGTCGCGGCGATCGCGGCCCGCACCACGCTGCCGGTGTACTTCGGCAACCGGAACTGGCACCCGTACGCCGAGGACACCGTGCGGGAGATGGCCGGGGCCGGCGTCCGGAGCGCGCTGGTGTTCGCCACCAGCGCCTACGGCGGGTACTCCGCCTGCCGGCAGTACCACGAGGACATCGCCAGGGCCCGGGACGCGGTCGGGGACTCCGCCCCGGAGCTGGTCAAGCTGCGGCACTTCCACGACCACCCGGAGTTCGTGCGGGCGAACGCGGACGCCGTGCGCGCCGCGCTGGACCGGCTCCCGGCCGGGCAGGCCGAGCACGCCCGGCTGGTGTTCACCGCGCACTCGATCCCGGACGCGGCCGACGCCGCCGCCGGGGTCCCGGCCGAGGGCGGGCACCGGTACTCCCGGCAGGTCGGTGAGGCCGCCGCGCTGGTCGCGGCCGATCTCGGCGTCGACGACTTCGACGTGGTCTGGCAGTCCCGGTCCGGCCCGCCGCAGGTCCCGTGGCTGGAGCCGGACATCGTCGACCACATCGACGACCTGCACGCGAAGGGTGTGCCGGCGGTCGTCGTCGTGCCGGTGGGGTTCGTGTCCGACCACGTCGAGGTGATCTGGGACCTCGACAACGAGGCGGCGGAGCGGGCCGTCGAGCACGGCATGGGGTTCGCCAGGGCCGCCACGGCCGGACCGGACCCGCGGTTCGCCGACATGGTGCTCGAACTCGTGCGCGAGCACACCGGCGGCGCGATCGCCCGGCGGCTCGGGACGGTCCCGGCCGCCGGGTGCACGCGGGACGGCGCCCCGTGCGCCGTCGACTGCTGCCTGCCGCAGCGCCGTCCGGCCCGGCCGAGCTGA
- a CDS encoding class I SAM-dependent methyltransferase, which translates to MDISIPVSRFDQAYRDGEPPWVIGEPQPAVIALADAGAFTGTVLDVGCGTGEHTVLLAARGVDVLGVDGSPAAVQRAGAVAAASGVDARFTVADLLDPAGLGPADTVLDSALFHVFDPAGQARYARALAGVVRRGGTVHLLDLATTGSDTEFGPVIDESAIGVAFAEPDWTVESVRPTTYRGIVTAAQSESYHEPVGTRVDVPAHLARIVRG; encoded by the coding sequence ATGGACATCAGCATCCCGGTCTCCCGGTTCGACCAGGCCTACCGCGACGGTGAACCGCCCTGGGTGATCGGTGAGCCGCAGCCCGCGGTGATCGCCCTCGCCGACGCGGGGGCGTTCACCGGTACCGTGCTCGACGTCGGCTGCGGCACCGGCGAGCACACGGTGCTGCTCGCCGCCCGCGGCGTCGACGTGCTCGGGGTGGACGGCTCCCCGGCCGCGGTGCAGCGGGCCGGGGCGGTGGCCGCCGCGTCCGGGGTCGACGCCCGGTTCACCGTCGCCGACCTGCTGGACCCGGCCGGCCTGGGACCGGCCGACACCGTGCTGGACAGCGCCCTGTTCCACGTGTTCGACCCCGCCGGCCAGGCCCGGTACGCCCGGGCGCTGGCCGGTGTCGTCCGCCGCGGCGGGACCGTGCACCTGCTGGACCTGGCCACCACCGGCTCGGACACCGAGTTCGGCCCGGTGATCGACGAGTCCGCCATCGGGGTCGCGTTCGCCGAGCCCGATTGGACGGTCGAGTCGGTGCGGCCCACGACCTACCGCGGGATCGTCACCGCCGCGCAGAGCGAGTCGTACCACGAGCCCGTGGGCACCCGGGTCGACGTACCCGCGCACCTGGCCCGGATCGTGCGCGGCTGA
- a CDS encoding tyrosine-type recombinase/integrase: protein MTGPVPPAHAALSVLSGLPGRPDVGPPGPHDDTDWPGVEDPAALRALVARWLAGYGTAQTRRTYAYALGLPPEWADAVTGTAPPQRPAPVRTPPPARRGRLHHLAYFRWCARVPVDPRAATGTLVTTWLHALDSAGAGTRTRARMLSTVSAFYAFLAEEGIVDGNPAALHRGRLGLAGTSRDPSPTIRLTAAQVRELWTAAAALPNRTRHRELYAARAVAFVALLCLGLRISEITGLDRDDLIVTGGERALRVLGKGGAVREVFPGAATMDALTGYLLLRDREYGDPLPARGTGARRSPLLATRDGGRCSRHDLHHLLRRIARQAGPALADVAERVHPHTLRHAYVTLALEAGAPIQHVQADVGHASIATTRHYDRSLRSRAGSAADLVTGLVTDGDPAGAHD from the coding sequence ATGACCGGTCCCGTCCCGCCCGCGCACGCCGCACTCTCCGTCCTGTCCGGGCTGCCCGGCCGGCCGGACGTGGGGCCGCCCGGCCCGCACGACGACACCGACTGGCCCGGCGTCGAGGATCCCGCGGCGCTGCGCGCGCTCGTCGCCCGCTGGCTCGCCGGGTACGGGACGGCACAGACCCGCCGCACCTACGCCTACGCGCTCGGGCTGCCGCCCGAGTGGGCCGACGCCGTCACCGGCACGGCACCGCCGCAGCGCCCCGCGCCGGTCCGGACACCGCCGCCGGCCCGGCGCGGCCGGCTGCACCACCTCGCCTACTTCCGCTGGTGCGCCCGGGTCCCGGTGGACCCGCGGGCCGCGACCGGCACGCTGGTCACGACGTGGCTGCACGCCCTGGACTCTGCGGGCGCCGGCACCCGCACCCGGGCCCGGATGCTGTCCACGGTGTCGGCGTTCTACGCGTTCCTCGCCGAGGAGGGGATCGTCGACGGCAACCCGGCCGCGCTGCACCGCGGACGGCTGGGGCTCGCCGGGACCTCCCGCGACCCGTCGCCGACGATCCGGCTCACCGCCGCCCAGGTCCGTGAGCTGTGGACGGCCGCGGCCGCCCTGCCCAACCGCACCCGGCACCGCGAGCTGTACGCGGCCCGCGCGGTCGCCTTCGTCGCGTTGCTCTGCCTCGGCCTGCGGATCTCCGAGATCACCGGGCTCGACCGCGACGACCTGATCGTGACCGGCGGGGAGCGGGCGCTGCGGGTGCTCGGCAAGGGCGGCGCCGTGCGCGAGGTCTTCCCCGGTGCCGCCACGATGGACGCCCTCACCGGCTACCTGCTGCTGCGCGACCGCGAGTACGGCGACCCGCTGCCCGCCCGCGGCACCGGGGCCCGGCGGTCCCCGCTGCTGGCGACCCGTGACGGCGGCCGCTGCTCCCGCCACGACCTGCACCACCTGCTGCGCCGGATCGCGCGGCAGGCCGGTCCGGCGCTCGCCGACGTCGCCGAGCGGGTGCACCCGCACACCCTGCGCCACGCCTACGTCACCCTGGCCCTGGAGGCCGGTGCCCCGATCCAGCACGTGCAGGCCGACGTCGGGCACGCCAGCATCGCCACCACCCGGCACTACGACCGCTCGCTGCGCAGCCGGGCCGGGAGCGCGGCCGACCTGGTCACCGGTCTGGTGACCGACGGCGATCCGGCCGGTGCGCACGACTGA
- a CDS encoding response regulator: MTTVVLADDQDLVRDGMELILTAQPGVEVVGTARDGAEAVELVRRLRPDVCLLDIRMPRVDGLVATRTLKADPATAATAVVVVTTFDLDEYVYGALRAGASGFLLKNSGPALLVEAVRAAVRGDSLISPSVTVRLLQRLAEPAADRAGDVLTPPEHRVVSRVARGRTNDEIAADLHLAVSTVKTHLARVQQRLGLRNRVEIAAWAWEHGIVRLR; the protein is encoded by the coding sequence GTGACCACCGTCGTCCTGGCCGACGACCAGGACCTCGTCCGCGACGGTATGGAGCTGATCCTCACCGCCCAGCCCGGGGTCGAGGTCGTCGGCACCGCGCGGGACGGGGCCGAAGCGGTGGAGCTGGTCCGCAGGCTCCGGCCGGACGTCTGCCTGCTCGACATCCGGATGCCCCGCGTCGACGGGCTGGTCGCCACCCGCACGCTCAAGGCCGACCCGGCGACCGCGGCGACGGCCGTCGTCGTGGTGACCACGTTCGACCTCGACGAGTACGTCTACGGCGCGCTCCGCGCCGGGGCCAGCGGCTTCCTGCTGAAGAACTCCGGGCCGGCGCTGCTGGTCGAGGCGGTCCGGGCGGCGGTGCGCGGGGACTCGCTGATCTCCCCGTCGGTGACGGTCCGGCTGCTGCAGCGGCTCGCGGAACCGGCCGCCGACCGGGCCGGGGACGTGCTCACGCCACCGGAGCACCGGGTCGTCTCGCGGGTCGCCCGCGGCCGCACCAACGACGAGATCGCCGCCGACCTGCACCTGGCGGTGAGCACGGTGAAGACCCACCTCGCGCGCGTCCAGCAACGGCTGGGTCTGCGGAACCGGGTCGAGATCGCCGCCTGGGCGTGGGAGCACGGGATCGTCCGCCTCCGGTGA
- a CDS encoding sensor histidine kinase, with protein sequence MTAAPPSRPRVLDVAVTGLVIGGAALADLSVFTPHTPTGRMLIGEAVLVTVLAWAVRRHTPAHPARGAALGLAAALVSVAVSAVVAVTVLQRSPGLLAGLGLAAVVVTLCRHLPGRWLVAVPVVAGALLALPVRLPSDYLDDLPAGATGPAGAVACAAVAVGLLLRSGDVARRAAQDAVLRGERLRLAHDLHDDVAHHVTGVVVAAQAGAQVAFRDPEQARVLFERIESTGQDGLVAIGRAVRLLRTGPDGAPATPPTLDAVRDLVHRFSRADVPTTLDVADGFDDRVCTGARWALGVRVVQEALTNVRKHAAAATGVRVAIDGTAGDLTVAVHNDGAGTPRRRGRPLPSGGAGLPGLAEQVGAFGGEFVHGPDGAGGWTVTARIPGEHR encoded by the coding sequence GTGACTGCCGCTCCCCCGTCCCGGCCCCGGGTGCTCGACGTCGCGGTCACCGGCCTGGTGATCGGCGGCGCCGCGCTCGCCGACCTGTCGGTGTTCACCCCGCACACGCCGACCGGGCGGATGCTGATCGGGGAGGCGGTGCTCGTGACCGTCCTCGCCTGGGCGGTCCGGCGCCACACGCCCGCCCACCCCGCCCGCGGTGCCGCGCTGGGCCTGGCGGCGGCACTCGTCTCGGTCGCGGTCTCCGCCGTCGTCGCCGTGACGGTGCTGCAGCGCTCCCCCGGCCTGCTGGCCGGGCTCGGGCTCGCCGCGGTGGTCGTGACCCTGTGCCGCCACCTGCCCGGGCGGTGGCTGGTCGCGGTGCCGGTGGTCGCGGGGGCACTGCTGGCGCTGCCCGTCCGGCTCCCTTCGGACTACCTGGACGACCTGCCCGCGGGGGCGACCGGCCCGGCCGGGGCCGTGGCCTGCGCGGCCGTCGCGGTCGGGCTGCTGCTGCGGTCCGGGGACGTCGCCCGGCGGGCCGCCCAGGACGCGGTGCTGCGCGGGGAACGGCTCCGGCTCGCGCACGACCTGCACGACGACGTCGCGCACCACGTGACCGGCGTGGTGGTCGCCGCGCAGGCCGGGGCCCAGGTCGCGTTCCGGGACCCGGAGCAGGCGCGCGTCCTGTTCGAACGGATCGAGTCGACCGGGCAGGACGGGCTCGTCGCGATCGGCCGCGCCGTCCGGCTGCTCCGCACCGGCCCGGACGGCGCACCGGCCACGCCCCCCACCCTGGACGCCGTGCGCGATCTCGTGCACCGGTTCTCCCGGGCCGACGTCCCGACCACGCTCGACGTGGCCGACGGGTTCGACGACCGGGTGTGCACCGGCGCCCGATGGGCGCTGGGGGTGCGGGTCGTGCAGGAGGCGCTCACCAACGTGCGCAAGCACGCCGCGGCGGCGACCGGCGTCCGGGTGGCGATCGACGGGACCGCCGGTGACCTGACCGTCGCCGTCCACAACGACGGGGCCGGGACCCCCCGCCGCCGGGGCCGGCCGCTCCCGTCCGGCGGCGCCGGGCTGCCCGGCCTGGCCGAGCAGGTCGGCGCGTTCGGCGGCGAGTTCGTGCACGGCCCGGACGGCGCCGGCGGCTGGACCGTCACGGCGCGGATCCCGGGTGAGCACCGGTGA